The proteins below come from a single Burkholderia sp. PAMC 26561 genomic window:
- a CDS encoding VTT domain-containing protein — MTDDAFFQPGRNCDSVRHADRFSLLIDGSDYFRVLREAITRAQRTVFILGWDIDSRMKLTPEGADDGYADALGDFLHDVAATRKRLRIYILAWDFAMLYAFEREWLPVYKMGWRSHRRVAFQMDGKHPMGASHHQKVVVIDDKLAFVGGMDLTRSRWDTPRHDANDPLRRDANGEPYQPFHDVHTMFDGDAARSIGLLARERWQRACGRRFAIRSHRSMSENDPWPPSRKVDLQNVELAISLTEPAFDGRPAVQQIRQQYLDAIERAQRSIYIENQYFTAGSVGGALKGMLEKPDGPDITIVSPRMQSGWLQEMTMGVLRARLHRMLKGADAHDRYRLMSPCVPGLETGCVNVHSKLMFIDDDLLLVGSANLNNRSMVLDTECNIAIDADGDPRIQAALAGMRNTLIAEHIGCETAEFAREFDARHSMNDAIAALMKDAGEHRTLERLNPTVTPDVDRLVPPEALIDPEKPVEADQLVGQFVPMEKPHRLIGRFALLGVLAFLIVGFAAAMHWTSLGDYLNLAALARQTRRIDTLPLAPLWVLLAYVLAAVVSIPVTLLIATTGLVFGAAWGSFYALIGTLAAAAVTYLLGEWLGRDVVRRVAGARVNKLSERVAKRGLVAVVILRILPVAPFTIVNLVAGASMIGLRDFMLGTLIGMGPGILLTVAFAHQLVASLRHPTAGSFGVLIGIGVVLVAVSVLLQRFLGRKERAEEGERQRQRDAQPPHERVVDVEVEAPKEAAREVSP; from the coding sequence ATGACAGACGACGCGTTTTTCCAGCCGGGCCGCAATTGCGACAGTGTTCGCCATGCTGACCGATTCAGTCTGCTGATCGACGGCTCGGATTATTTCCGCGTGCTGCGTGAAGCGATTACGCGAGCGCAGCGGACCGTGTTCATTCTCGGCTGGGACATCGACAGCCGCATGAAGCTCACGCCCGAAGGCGCCGACGACGGTTATGCCGACGCCCTCGGCGATTTCCTGCACGATGTCGCGGCGACACGAAAGCGCCTGCGCATTTACATTCTCGCGTGGGATTTCGCGATGCTCTACGCGTTCGAGCGCGAGTGGCTGCCGGTCTACAAAATGGGTTGGCGCTCGCATCGGCGGGTCGCGTTCCAGATGGACGGCAAGCATCCGATGGGCGCATCGCATCATCAAAAGGTCGTGGTGATCGACGACAAACTGGCGTTTGTCGGCGGCATGGACCTGACGCGTTCGCGTTGGGACACGCCGCGGCACGACGCCAATGATCCGCTGCGCCGCGACGCGAACGGCGAGCCCTATCAACCGTTTCACGATGTCCACACGATGTTCGACGGCGACGCCGCGCGGTCAATCGGCCTTCTGGCGCGCGAGCGCTGGCAACGTGCATGCGGCCGGCGTTTTGCGATCCGCTCGCATCGATCGATGAGCGAGAACGACCCGTGGCCGCCGTCGCGCAAGGTGGATCTGCAGAACGTCGAGCTCGCGATTTCGCTGACCGAACCCGCGTTCGACGGACGGCCTGCCGTGCAGCAGATTCGCCAGCAGTATCTCGACGCCATCGAGCGCGCGCAGCGCTCTATCTATATAGAGAACCAGTATTTCACTGCAGGTTCTGTCGGCGGGGCGTTGAAGGGAATGCTCGAGAAGCCGGATGGCCCCGATATCACCATCGTTTCCCCGCGCATGCAAAGCGGCTGGCTGCAGGAAATGACGATGGGCGTGTTGCGTGCGCGATTACATCGGATGCTCAAGGGCGCGGACGCGCACGACCGCTACCGGCTGATGTCGCCTTGCGTGCCGGGGCTGGAAACCGGTTGCGTGAACGTGCACAGCAAGCTGATGTTCATTGACGACGATTTGCTGCTGGTCGGATCGGCGAACCTCAACAACCGGTCGATGGTGCTCGACACTGAATGCAACATCGCCATCGATGCCGACGGCGACCCGCGCATCCAGGCCGCGCTTGCCGGCATGCGCAATACGCTGATTGCCGAACATATCGGCTGCGAGACTGCCGAGTTTGCCCGCGAATTCGACGCGCGCCACAGCATGAACGACGCAATCGCAGCATTGATGAAAGATGCTGGCGAACATCGCACCCTGGAGCGTTTGAACCCGACCGTGACGCCGGATGTCGACCGGCTCGTGCCGCCGGAAGCGTTGATCGATCCGGAGAAGCCGGTGGAGGCTGATCAGCTCGTGGGTCAGTTCGTGCCGATGGAAAAGCCGCATCGGCTGATCGGCAGGTTTGCGTTGCTCGGCGTGCTGGCATTCCTGATTGTCGGATTCGCGGCCGCCATGCATTGGACGTCGCTTGGCGACTACCTCAATCTCGCCGCGCTCGCACGCCAGACGCGCCGAATCGATACGCTGCCGCTCGCGCCGCTTTGGGTCCTGCTTGCGTATGTGCTGGCGGCGGTCGTATCGATACCCGTCACGCTCCTGATTGCGACTACCGGCCTTGTTTTCGGCGCGGCATGGGGCAGTTTTTACGCGCTCATTGGAACGCTGGCCGCGGCGGCCGTGACGTATCTGTTGGGCGAATGGCTTGGCCGTGATGTGGTGCGGCGCGTGGCCGGTGCGCGCGTGAACAAGCTCAGCGAACGCGTCGCGAAACGCGGGCTGGTCGCGGTCGTCATCCTGCGGATCTTGCCGGTTGCGCCTTTTACGATCGTGAATCTGGTTGCGGGCGCATCCATGATCGGCCTGCGGGATTTCATGCTTGGTACATTGATTGGCATGGGGCCGGGTATCTTGCTGACAGTCGCGTTCGCGCATCAACTGGTGGCGTCGCTGCGGCATCCGACCGCCGGGTCCTTTGGCGTGCTGATTGGAATTGGCGTGGTGCTGGTGGCGGTATCGGTGTTGCTGCAGCGGTTCCTCGGCCGCAAAGAGCGTGCGGAGGAAGGCGAGCGCCAGCGCCAGCGTGACGCGCAACCGCCGCATGAACGTGTTGTGGATGTCGAAGTCGAGGCGCCCAAGGAAGCGGCTCGCGAGGTAAGCCCATGA
- a CDS encoding endonuclease/exonuclease/phosphatase family protein, giving the protein MHEVRMEPPSPLSLSPLSSRGLRIATYNVHGAVGVDGKLAPERIAAVLAEIDADIFALQEVPLGGSAAPDVLSILQRLTGLHAVEGPTLDTPARRYGNAVLTRFPVRAVRTLDLSFKSREPRGALDADIDCGGETWRVVATHLGLASSERRAQVEQVLQRFDTPDLPVILLGDLNEWFIYGRTLRRLVSHFYRASSPKTFPTRYPLFALDRIWVHPGERLMKVEVHRSALARVASDHYPLIAYLSAPLHAHTLAPNVRPNLPE; this is encoded by the coding sequence ATGCACGAAGTTCGCATGGAACCGCCTTCGCCGTTGTCGTTGTCCCCGCTCTCTTCGCGCGGTCTCCGGATCGCCACATACAACGTTCATGGTGCGGTCGGCGTGGACGGCAAGCTTGCGCCGGAACGGATCGCGGCGGTGCTTGCCGAAATCGATGCCGATATATTCGCGCTCCAGGAAGTGCCGTTAGGCGGCAGCGCCGCGCCCGATGTGCTCTCGATCCTGCAACGTTTGACGGGTCTTCATGCCGTGGAAGGTCCCACACTCGATACCCCTGCGCGCCGTTACGGCAATGCAGTGCTCACGCGCTTCCCGGTGCGCGCGGTCCGCACGCTCGACCTTTCGTTCAAGAGCCGCGAACCACGCGGCGCCCTCGATGCGGATATTGATTGCGGCGGGGAAACATGGCGCGTTGTCGCGACGCATCTCGGGCTGGCATCGAGTGAAAGACGCGCGCAGGTCGAGCAGGTGCTGCAACGCTTCGATACGCCGGATCTTCCCGTGATCCTTTTAGGCGACCTCAACGAGTGGTTCATTTACGGCCGGACGCTGCGCCGGCTGGTTTCGCATTTTTATCGCGCGAGTTCGCCGAAGACTTTTCCCACGCGATATCCCCTGTTCGCACTGGATCGCATCTGGGTGCATCCGGGCGAGCGGCTCATGAAGGTCGAGGTGCATAGAAGCGCGCTGGCGCGCGTGGCGTCGGACCACTATCCGCTGATCGCATATTTGTCGGCGCCGCTTCATGCACATACTCTCGCGCCAAACGTCAGACCGAATCTTCCAGAATGA
- a CDS encoding DUF1328 family protein codes for MLRYAVIFFIIAIIAAFFGFGGIASGATEIAKILFFIFIVIFLATLLLGVFRR; via the coding sequence ATGCTTCGATACGCTGTCATCTTTTTCATCATCGCGATCATCGCGGCATTTTTCGGCTTCGGCGGTATCGCAAGTGGCGCAACCGAGATCGCGAAGATCCTGTTCTTCATCTTTATCGTGATCTTCCTGGCTACGTTGCTGCTCGGCGTATTCAGGCGATGA
- a CDS encoding LysE family translocator — MHLDAALMTALPAALLFALVTSITPGPNNTMLLASGVNFGLRRTMPHVLGISVGVAILMILAGLGVAQAFAHFTWAYTLLETLSVAYLLYLAWKIATSSAVQVREGERRPMRFIEAAAFQWINPKAWMMVLTAATTIHLHSSISMNAVLMALVFIVVGMPCIILWAAFGTSMRKVLTNPRSLRFFNWTMAALLVLSLYPIVERALA, encoded by the coding sequence ATGCATCTCGATGCCGCCTTGATGACCGCACTGCCCGCCGCGTTGTTGTTCGCGCTCGTCACTTCCATCACACCTGGCCCGAACAACACCATGCTGCTTGCATCGGGCGTGAACTTTGGCTTGCGCCGCACCATGCCCCACGTGCTGGGCATCAGCGTGGGCGTGGCAATTCTGATGATTCTGGCTGGACTCGGCGTGGCGCAGGCATTCGCGCACTTCACCTGGGCTTACACGCTGCTGGAAACGCTCAGCGTGGCGTATTTGTTGTACCTGGCGTGGAAGATCGCGACTTCATCGGCCGTGCAAGTCCGTGAAGGCGAGCGCCGCCCCATGCGCTTCATCGAAGCCGCCGCGTTCCAGTGGATCAACCCGAAAGCGTGGATGATGGTACTGACCGCCGCAACGACCATCCATCTGCATTCGAGCATCTCCATGAACGCCGTGCTCATGGCGCTGGTGTTCATCGTGGTCGGGATGCCCTGCATTATCTTGTGGGCGGCGTTCGGCACGTCGATGCGCAAGGTGCTTACGAATCCGCGTTCGCTACGGTTTTTCAACTGGACGATGGCCGCCTTGCTTGTGTTGTCCCTGTACCCGATCGTGGAGCGCGCGCTGGCTTAG